A region of Schistosoma mansoni strain Puerto Rico chromosome 1, complete genome DNA encodes the following proteins:
- a CDS encoding putative polyposis locus protein 1 homolog, whose translation MEKLAGTRKILEDSLKQKNWFTGLLEKVEKKSGVDRLYIVTGSAVVMFLYLIFGYGTSFLANLIGFIYPAYRSIKALETSDKADDTKWLTYWVVFATLSVIESLTDILFFWIPLYSLLKSLFFLFMMVPTSPNGAILIYEKVIRPNFLAHEKNIDKFINEASDLAGDFGNAAKKKAAEAVSQDFIGKRD comes from the exons ATGGAAAAGTTGGCGGGTACTCGTAAGATTTTGGAAGATTCGTTGAAACAAAAGAACTGGTTCACAGGCTTGTTGGAGAAGGTGGAAAAGAAGTCAGGTGTCGACAGACTATACATCGTAACTG GTAGTGCTGTAGTGATGTTTCTGTACCTCATTTTCGGTTATGGGACAAGCTTCCTTGCAAACCTTATTGGGTTTATCTATCCAGCGTATAGATC AATCAAAGCATTAGAGACTTCTGATAAGGCGGACGATACAAAATGGCTCACTTACTGGGTTGTGTTCGCAACACTCAGTGTTATCGAGTCATTGACCGATATATTGTTTTTTTGGATACCATTGTATTCACTGCTGAAG TCTCTATTTTTCTTGTTTATGATGGTCCCAACATCACCTAATGGAGCTATCCTAATCTACGAAAAAGTTATTAGACCCAACTTTTTGGCTCACGAAAAAAATATTGACAAATTCATCAATGAGGCATCAGATTTGGCTGGTGATTTTGGAAATGCCG CGAAAAAGAAGGCTGCTGAAGCTGTTTCACAGGATTTCATTGGGAAAAGGGACTAA